One part of the Peromyscus eremicus chromosome 18, PerEre_H2_v1, whole genome shotgun sequence genome encodes these proteins:
- the LOC131895062 gene encoding retinol dehydrogenase 16-like — translation MWLYLVALLGLWNLLRLFRERKVVSHLQDKHVFITGCDSGFGNLLARQLDRRGMRVLAACLTENGAEELRSKTSDRLETVILDVTKTESIVAATQWVKERVGNRGLWGLVNNAGICIHLGPSEWLTKEDFAKVLDVNLLGMIDVTLNMLPLVRKARGRVVNVSSFMGRVSFPSNAAYTISKHGVEAFSDSLRRELSYFGVKVAIIEPGSFKTALSSIDRLSSNMKMMWDQASSEVKEIYGENFLASNLSMLKSLDQKCNEDLSLVTDCMEHALTSCHPRTRYSAGWDAKLFYLPMSYLPTFLVDAMVYWTSIKPDKAL, via the exons ATGTGGCTCTACCTGGTGGCTCTGCTGGGCCTGTGGAACCTCCTGCGCCTGTTCAGAGAGAGGAAGGTGGTGAGCCATCTCCAAGACAAGCATGTCTTCATCACGGGCTGTGACTCGGGCTTTGGGAACCTGCTGGCCAGACAGCTGGACAGGAGAGGCATGAGGGTGCTGGCTGCATGTCTGACGGAAAACggagctgaggagctgaggaGCAAGACATCAGATAGGCTGGAGACAGTGATCCTCGATGTCACCAAGACAGAGAGTATTGTGGCAGCCACTCAGTGGGTGAAGGAGCGTGTTGGGAACAGAG gactctggggccTGGTCAACAACGCTGGCATCTGCATCCACTTAGGTCCCAGTGAGTGGCTGACCAAAGAGGACTTTGCAAAGGTACTGGATGTGAACCTGTTGGGAATGATCGATGTGACTCTGAACATGCTGCCCTTAGTGAGGAAGGCAAGAGGCCGTGTGGTCAACGTCTCCAGCTTCATGGGTCGAGTGTCTTTCCCTAGTAATGCTGCTTACACCATCTCCAAGCATGGTGTAGAGGCCTTCTCTGACTCCCTCAG GAGGGAGCTCTCCTATTTTGGGGTGAAGGTGGCTATTATAGAGCCTGGTTCCTTCAAGACTGCCTTGAGCAGTATTGACAGGTTATCATCAAATATGAAGATGATGTGGGACCAGGCCAGCTCAGAGGTCAAAGAGATCTATGGCGAGAACTTCCTGGCATCAA ATCTGTCAATGCTAAAGTCATTGGACCAAAAGTGTAATGAGGACCTCTCCTTGGTGACGGACTGCATGGAGCACGCTCTGACTTCCTGTCACCCTCGCACTCGGTACTCAGCTGGTTGGGATGCCAAGCTCTTCTACCTCCCCATGAGCTACCTGCCTACCTTCCTTGTGGATGCCATGGTCTACTGGACATCCATAAAGCCTGACAAAGCTCTGTGA